One segment of Marinitoga litoralis DNA contains the following:
- the galT gene encoding galactose-1-phosphate uridylyltransferase — protein sequence MLERRFNPITGEWVMVSSSRQKRPNLPKDSCPICPGVLELPGEYDLVSFENRFPALKKDAPEVENNSDVLIRDKSQGICEVVVYTEKHNSELSHMPIHQIEKLINMWADRTKELSSYEFIKYVFIFENKGKEVGATLPHPHGQLYAFPFLPPRIQLKMESLEKWYSEKNSCAICDIVKEEKEQNERIVYETENIIALVPFYARYPYEVHVYPKRHVETIYELSNKEKKEFAEVLKVITNKYNGLFNMPFPYMMMFFQKPFNINKTTHFFHFHVEFISPMRGPNLIKWVASVESGTWAFINPIEPEQAAKQLRDVEVNIDEI from the coding sequence ATGCTTGAAAGAAGATTTAACCCAATTACTGGCGAATGGGTTATGGTTTCATCATCTAGACAAAAAAGACCTAATTTGCCAAAAGATAGTTGTCCAATTTGCCCTGGTGTATTAGAACTCCCTGGAGAATATGATTTGGTAAGTTTTGAAAATAGATTTCCCGCTTTAAAAAAAGATGCTCCAGAAGTAGAAAATAATAGCGATGTGTTAATTAGAGATAAATCTCAAGGGATTTGTGAAGTTGTTGTATATACTGAAAAACATAATTCAGAGTTATCTCACATGCCTATACATCAAATAGAAAAATTAATAAATATGTGGGCTGATAGAACTAAAGAATTATCTTCATACGAATTTATAAAATATGTATTTATTTTTGAAAACAAAGGTAAAGAAGTTGGAGCAACTTTACCTCATCCACATGGTCAATTATACGCATTCCCATTTTTACCTCCTAGGATTCAACTAAAAATGGAATCATTGGAAAAGTGGTATAGTGAAAAAAATTCTTGTGCAATATGTGATATTGTAAAAGAAGAAAAAGAACAAAATGAAAGAATTGTATATGAAACTGAAAATATTATTGCTTTAGTTCCTTTTTATGCTAGATATCCATATGAAGTACATGTATACCCTAAAAGGCATGTAGAGACAATATATGAATTATCAAATAAGGAGAAAAAAGAATTTGCTGAAGTATTAAAAGTAATAACAAATAAATATAATGGTTTATTTAATATGCCATTCCCATATATGATGATGTTTTTCCAAAAACCTTTTAATATAAATAAGACTACTCATTTCTTCCATTTTCATGTGGAGTTTATTTCTCCAATGAGAGGTCCAAATTTAATTAAATGGGTGGCAAGTGTTGAAAGTGGAACTTGGGCATTTATTAACCCTATTGAACCAGAACAAGCTGCTAAACAATTAAGAGATGTTGAGGTGAATATAGATGAAATATAG
- a CDS encoding galactokinase, with product MKYRAPGRINIIGEHTDYNDGYVLPFAIDKHIYLDIEKSDKFNFSSKNSNEKISLNKLQKTKTWADYIIGVILELEKKVGKIPPFSFNIHSSLPIGAGLSSSAALEVVSAYALNDILNLNLSLEELALIGWNAENKFVGLNCGIMDQYASALSKENHALFIDTYTRKHELIPLNLKDYNFYIINSGVKHELGNSEYNIRRKQCEDALKILEKKSFRDVSYEDLEKLDGVNYKRAKHVLDENNRVLKTIEALKKDNIELIGEYLFESHESLKNLYEVSCEEIDYIIDNLKNKVTGARIVGGGFGGSVLVLSKEDELEKVIDNLKYEYNKKYSIELEYFKVKSSNGPEKLDI from the coding sequence ATGAAATATAGAGCTCCGGGTCGTATAAACATAATTGGAGAGCACACAGATTATAATGATGGTTATGTTTTACCTTTTGCTATTGATAAACATATATATTTAGATATAGAAAAATCTGATAAATTTAATTTTTCTTCAAAAAATTCCAATGAAAAAATTTCTTTGAATAAATTACAAAAAACAAAAACTTGGGCTGATTATATTATTGGTGTTATATTAGAATTAGAAAAAAAAGTTGGTAAAATACCTCCCTTTTCATTTAATATACATTCAAGTCTTCCAATAGGAGCAGGACTATCTAGTTCTGCTGCTTTGGAAGTTGTTTCTGCTTATGCATTAAATGATATATTGAATTTGAATTTATCTTTAGAAGAACTAGCGTTAATAGGTTGGAATGCTGAAAATAAGTTTGTAGGTTTAAATTGTGGAATCATGGATCAATATGCAAGTGCTTTATCAAAAGAAAATCATGCTTTGTTTATTGATACTTATACAAGAAAACATGAATTAATTCCTTTAAATTTAAAAGATTATAATTTTTATATTATAAATTCTGGGGTTAAACATGAGTTAGGTAATTCAGAATATAATATTAGAAGAAAGCAATGTGAAGATGCATTAAAAATATTAGAAAAAAAATCTTTTAGAGATGTATCTTATGAAGATTTAGAAAAATTAGACGGTGTTAATTATAAAAGAGCGAAACACGTTTTAGATGAAAACAATAGGGTTTTAAAAACAATTGAAGCTTTAAAAAAGGATAATATTGAATTAATTGGAGAATATTTATTTGAATCACACGAAAGTTTAAAGAATTTATATGAAGTTTCATGTGAAGAAATAGATTATATAATTGATAATTTAAAAAATAAGGTTACTGGAGCACGTATTGTTGGTGGTGGATTTGGCGGTTCGGTATTGGTTTTATCTAAAGAAGATGAATTAGAAAAAGTTATAGACAATTTAAAATATGAATATAATAAAAAATATTCTATAGAATTAGAATATTTTAAAGTTAAAAGTTCAAATGGTCCTGAAAAGTTAGATATATAA
- a CDS encoding MFS transporter, which yields MNNRISIIFITIMLVFLNADQMVMSPNIGLIEKEFGVNDAQIGLVASTFTILGAIISLLWGYLSDKYNRKNLLILSILIGEIPAFLSAFSSSYWQLFLWRTLTGIGVGASFPIAYSLVGDMYRHDKRGNIAAILSVSIALGNICGMMVGGYSGSVYGWRLPFILVSVPNFIFALLSIFILKEPKRGVMEVGIGELIKEGYEYPEKPKLKDYLKLFKIKTNLFLFLQGIAGTIPWGAIPYYLVEFFKRERGLSSAQATSIFLVFGLGNMIGTLVGGIIGQNLYNSSHKKVPIFTSLTTALGAVFAIWTFTYTPISLSNGILILSILGFFASLLSSLTNSNVKMMLLNVNEPQDRGRIFSIFNLTDSLGTGIGKFVGGVISVSIGSLAAAMIISSYFWFICAIFLFILFWYFEKDIKSLMKKMENLKSYF from the coding sequence ATGAATAATAGAATTTCTATTATTTTTATAACTATTATGCTAGTTTTTTTAAATGCTGATCAAATGGTAATGTCTCCAAATATAGGATTAATAGAGAAAGAATTTGGAGTAAATGATGCTCAAATAGGCTTAGTTGCATCTACTTTTACAATTTTAGGTGCAATTATTAGTTTATTATGGGGGTATTTATCTGATAAATATAATAGGAAAAATTTGCTAATTTTATCTATTCTAATTGGTGAAATTCCTGCATTTTTGTCAGCATTTTCATCTAGTTATTGGCAATTATTCCTATGGAGAACACTAACCGGTATAGGGGTTGGTGCTTCATTCCCTATTGCATATTCCTTAGTCGGAGATATGTATAGACATGATAAGCGGGGTAATATTGCAGCTATATTATCGGTTTCTATTGCATTAGGAAATATATGTGGGATGATGGTTGGTGGATATTCTGGTAGTGTATATGGTTGGAGACTTCCATTTATTTTGGTCTCAGTACCTAATTTTATTTTTGCACTTTTATCAATTTTTATTTTAAAAGAACCAAAAAGAGGTGTTATGGAAGTTGGTATAGGAGAATTAATTAAAGAAGGGTATGAATATCCTGAAAAACCTAAATTAAAAGATTATTTGAAATTATTTAAAATAAAAACAAATTTATTTTTGTTCTTACAAGGTATTGCTGGAACAATACCTTGGGGTGCAATTCCTTATTATTTAGTTGAATTTTTTAAACGTGAAAGAGGTCTTTCTTCAGCACAGGCTACTTCAATATTTTTAGTATTTGGCTTAGGAAATATGATAGGTACATTAGTTGGCGGTATAATTGGACAAAATCTATACAATTCATCTCATAAAAAAGTCCCTATTTTTACTTCTTTAACTACTGCTTTAGGTGCTGTTTTTGCAATTTGGACATTTACTTATACTCCAATTTCCTTATCAAATGGTATTTTAATATTATCAATTTTAGGATTCTTTGCATCATTATTATCATCATTAACCAATTCAAATGTAAAAATGATGCTACTAAATGTCAATGAACCTCAAGATAGAGGTAGGATTTTTTCTATATTTAATTTAACTGATTCATTAGGCACAGGAATAGGTAAATTTGTAGGTGGTGTAATTTCTGTATCTATAGGCTCATTAGCTGCAGCTATGATTATTTCTTCTTATTTTTGGTTTATATGTGCAATTTTCTTATTTATTCTTTTCTGGTATTTTGAAAAAGATATAAAAAGTTTAATGAAAAAAATGGAAAATTTGAAATCATATTTTTAA
- a CDS encoding sodium-dependent transporter, which produces MARQKWGSRWAFVLAAIGSAAGLGNAWRFPYMAYSNGGGAFYIPYFVALFIAGIPLLMAEFAIGQGLQASAPKAMSKISKNAEFIGWWAVITGAIITFYYNVIMAWIFNYLYYSLGVAWKDDPKGFFFGDFLKLTDGPGQLGGLRLPVVIGLLITWIWIFLILRKGTESVGKTVMWTVPLPVILLILLGIRGVTLPGAATGLNYLFEPNFAKLAEPRVWANAFGQIFFSLSLAFGIMIAYGSYNDKKNDIANNSIITALGNSATSFLAGIAVFSVLGYMAQQMSVPVNEVVSGGIGLAFVVYPQAISLIPGGVIVQSIFGLAFFIMLLTLGIDSAFSLVEAVEASAGDKFKINKKSFLIGFSILGFIFGLLFSTQGGLYWLDIIDHYMGTYALLVVGILESILIGWIFGADKLREYINSVSEIKIGKWFDFSLKFVIPLVLLFILGLTFADEIKNPYEGYPGWALTTGLIVFILVPVLALIFAKMPSKDDKYNIKATEITFEEE; this is translated from the coding sequence ATGGCAAGGCAAAAGTGGGGGTCTAGATGGGCTTTTGTTTTAGCAGCTATTGGATCAGCTGCAGGATTAGGTAATGCATGGCGTTTCCCTTACATGGCATATTCTAATGGTGGTGGTGCATTTTATATTCCATATTTTGTAGCATTATTTATTGCAGGTATTCCTCTTTTAATGGCCGAATTTGCTATTGGTCAAGGCCTTCAAGCTAGTGCTCCAAAAGCTATGTCTAAAATTAGTAAAAATGCCGAATTCATTGGTTGGTGGGCTGTTATTACTGGAGCTATTATCACATTTTATTATAATGTAATCATGGCTTGGATTTTTAATTACTTATATTATTCATTAGGTGTTGCTTGGAAAGATGACCCTAAAGGATTTTTCTTTGGCGATTTCTTAAAATTAACTGATGGTCCTGGTCAATTAGGCGGTTTAAGATTGCCTGTTGTTATTGGATTATTGATTACATGGATTTGGATTTTCTTAATTTTAAGAAAAGGTACAGAATCTGTTGGAAAAACTGTAATGTGGACGGTTCCTTTACCTGTAATACTATTAATATTATTAGGAATAAGAGGGGTTACTTTACCAGGTGCTGCAACAGGTTTAAATTATTTATTTGAACCTAACTTTGCAAAATTAGCTGAACCTAGAGTTTGGGCAAATGCTTTTGGTCAAATTTTCTTCTCATTAAGTCTTGCATTTGGTATTATGATTGCGTATGGCAGTTATAATGACAAGAAAAATGATATAGCTAATAATTCTATTATTACCGCTTTGGGTAATTCAGCTACTTCATTCTTAGCTGGTATTGCAGTTTTCTCAGTTCTAGGATATATGGCTCAACAAATGAGCGTTCCTGTAAACGAAGTTGTTAGTGGTGGTATAGGATTAGCATTTGTTGTTTATCCACAAGCAATCTCTTTAATCCCTGGTGGAGTTATTGTTCAATCAATATTTGGATTAGCTTTCTTTATAATGTTATTAACTCTTGGTATTGATTCAGCATTTTCATTAGTTGAGGCTGTTGAAGCTTCTGCGGGGGACAAATTCAAAATTAATAAAAAATCATTCTTAATTGGATTTTCAATTTTAGGTTTTATTTTTGGATTGCTATTCTCAACTCAAGGTGGATTATATTGGTTAGATATTATTGACCATTATATGGGTACATATGCATTATTAGTTGTAGGTATTTTAGAATCTATTTTAATTGGATGGATATTTGGTGCAGATAAATTAAGAGAATATATTAATTCAGTATCTGAAATTAAAATTGGAAAATGGTTTGATTTTTCATTGAAATTTGTTATTCCATTAGTATTATTATTCATATTGGGTCTTACATTTGCTGATGAAATTAAAAATCCATATGAGGGATATCCAGGATGGGCATTAACAACAGGCTTGATTGTATTTATTTTAGTACCTGTGTTAGCTTTAATATTTGCAAAAATGCCATCTAAAGATGATAAGTATAATATAAAAGCTACAGAAATCACCTTCGAAGAGGAATAG
- a CDS encoding MetS family NSS transporter small subunit, whose protein sequence is MSGSAIFFMIFAGVVLFGGLAWSLNIAAKANKK, encoded by the coding sequence ATGTCAGGAAGTGCAATATTTTTTATGATATTTGCAGGTGTAGTTTTATTTGGTGGTTTAGCTTGGTCTTTAAACATAGCAGCTAAAGCTAATAAAAAGTAA
- the fliJ gene encoding flagellar export protein FliJ: MRFHFNLERLKNLRERLEEDAKRIFLEATAERIKAEEALVEINERIKEENRNYLKQISQNLISIQEIQQWRAYLESLEKERIRLGEIYREKLAIEEEKRQKYLEARKERVILEKLKERKFEEYKIEYQREENRNLDEIGIQMYYRNNK; encoded by the coding sequence ATGAGATTTCACTTTAATTTGGAAAGATTAAAAAATTTAAGGGAAAGATTAGAAGAAGATGCAAAAAGAATATTTTTAGAAGCAACTGCTGAAAGAATAAAAGCAGAAGAGGCTTTAGTGGAAATTAATGAAAGGATAAAAGAAGAAAATAGAAATTATTTAAAACAAATATCTCAAAACTTGATTAGTATTCAGGAAATTCAACAATGGAGAGCATATTTAGAATCATTAGAAAAAGAAAGAATTAGATTAGGAGAAATATATAGAGAAAAATTAGCAATAGAAGAAGAAAAAAGACAAAAGTATTTAGAGGCTAGAAAAGAAAGAGTTATATTAGAAAAATTAAAAGAAAGAAAGTTTGAAGAGTATAAAATTGAATATCAAAGAGAAGAAAATAGAAATTTAGATGAAATAGGTATTCAAATGTATTATAGGAATAATAAGTAA
- a CDS encoding sigma 54-interacting transcriptional regulator: MKTEDMILRILDDIQEAVILINSKEEIIFLNNSASNILNLPKEKALYKKVTDTITDTRLHIVLKTGIPELDRIQNLGKKIIVTSRFPIKDENDEIIGAAAIFRDITSIQKLAEEVTNLRDLESLLRAVIDSTYDAISVADEEGRIVMVNKAYTKVTGLSPKEVIGKLATYDIAEGQESMHMRCAREKQPILNVKTKLATNKKEVLINVNPIFVKGEFKGSVGVIHDISEIERLIRELEATKRLLKKDEAKYTFDDITTESEIMKNVVFQSKKAANTNVNLLLNGEPGVGKEILSQAIHNYSSKRNNPFISINLLLYDEKKQLEMFFDAEDNLIERTDSGTLFIDNAHLMSADVQNLMYDLLNEGFVYYNKRKITLNARLIFATPENLKELMSIGKFSRKLYYKISVVSIDVPPLRERKEDIPAMSKQILHILNQKHEKVVYDISEDAINILVNYDWPGNIRELENVLDRALMNMSHSETIITSMHLPDLSKEINEGEELKGTLKEMLDEYEKRIIIETLKVCQGNKTAAAKRLGLTVRNLYYKLEKLGLK; this comes from the coding sequence AAATAATTCTGCATCTAATATCCTTAATTTGCCCAAAGAAAAGGCATTATACAAAAAGGTTACGGATACTATTACAGATACTAGATTACATATTGTTTTAAAAACAGGTATTCCAGAGTTGGATAGAATTCAAAATTTAGGTAAAAAAATTATAGTTACTTCAAGATTTCCAATAAAAGATGAAAATGATGAAATTATTGGTGCTGCAGCCATATTTAGAGACATTACAAGTATTCAAAAATTAGCAGAAGAAGTTACTAATTTAAGAGATTTAGAATCTCTATTAAGAGCTGTTATTGATTCTACATATGATGCAATATCAGTTGCTGATGAAGAAGGTAGAATAGTAATGGTTAATAAAGCGTATACTAAAGTAACAGGACTATCTCCAAAAGAAGTTATTGGAAAATTAGCAACATATGATATTGCTGAAGGTCAAGAAAGTATGCACATGAGATGTGCTAGAGAAAAACAACCAATATTAAATGTAAAAACAAAATTAGCTACTAATAAGAAAGAAGTGTTGATTAATGTAAATCCTATATTTGTAAAAGGTGAATTTAAGGGTAGTGTTGGAGTTATACATGATATATCAGAAATAGAAAGATTAATTAGAGAACTTGAAGCTACTAAGAGATTACTAAAGAAAGATGAAGCAAAATATACTTTTGATGATATTACTACTGAATCAGAAATTATGAAAAACGTTGTTTTCCAATCAAAGAAAGCTGCTAATACAAATGTGAATTTATTGTTGAATGGAGAACCAGGTGTTGGAAAAGAAATATTATCTCAAGCTATACACAATTATAGTAGTAAAAGAAATAATCCGTTTATTTCGATTAATTTATTATTATATGATGAAAAAAAGCAATTAGAAATGTTTTTTGATGCAGAAGACAATTTAATAGAAAGAACAGACAGCGGTACATTGTTTATAGACAATGCTCATTTAATGAGTGCAGATGTACAAAACTTAATGTATGATTTATTAAATGAAGGATTTGTATATTATAATAAAAGGAAAATTACCTTAAATGCAAGACTTATTTTTGCAACTCCAGAAAATTTAAAAGAATTAATGTCAATAGGTAAATTTTCTAGAAAATTGTATTACAAGATATCTGTTGTTTCAATAGATGTTCCGCCTTTAAGAGAAAGAAAAGAAGATATTCCTGCAATGTCAAAACAAATTTTACATATATTAAATCAAAAACACGAAAAAGTTGTATATGATATATCAGAAGATGCTATAAATATATTAGTTAATTATGATTGGCCAGGAAATATAAGAGAGTTAGAAAATGTTTTAGATAGAGCTTTAATGAATATGTCTCATTCTGAAACGATTATAACTTCAATGCATTTACCAGACTTATCAAAAGAAATAAATGAAGGCGAAGAATTAAAAGGAACATTAAAAGAAATGCTTGACGAATATGAAAAGAGAATTATTATAGAAACTTTAAAAGTTTGCCAAGGTAACAAGACTGCAGCTGCAAAAAGATTAGGACTTACAGTAAGAAATTTATATTATAAACTAGAGAAATTGGGGTTAAAATGA